Below is a genomic region from Citrobacter tructae.
TAAAACTCAATACGCTTAAGCAGAAAAACGCCCCGCTTAACGCTTTTGAAAGCCATCTTGGCATGCAGGCAATCGACAGTATAACGGTTAAGGATATAGTTGGGATCCTCGAGGACTACAAGAATAAAGGCCAACTACGGATGGCACAAATTGTACGCAAGGTGCTGTCGGATGTTTTTAAAGAAGCACAGCAGGTAGGAGAAGTGCCGGCGGGATTTAATCCAGCTGAGTCTACAAAAAAACCGCAGGTTCGTGTCTCGAGACAACGACTGACGTTCGAAGAATGGCTGATGATCTATCAGGCAGCCGACAAAGATAATTACTTTCTGCAGAAAGGGATGCTGCTGGCCATCATTACAGGTCAACGATTGGCCGATATTTGTAATATGAAATTTTCAGATATCAGAGATGGTCACCTCTTCGTTGAACAAAGTAAGACAGGTGCAAAAATCGCGATACCTGTAATGTTACGTTGTGACAAACTCAATATTTCTCTTGAGGACGTGATCACCCAGTGTCGGGACAGAATACTTAGCCCATATTTACTCCACCACCACCACGACAAAGGGAAAGGCAAAAGAGGTGGAATGGTCAAACCAGCATCTCTAACTGGTGCGTTCAGAAAAGCACGTGACTCAGTTGACTACGACTGGTCAAGCAAAGGTGCTCCCCCTTCTTTCCATGAGCAACGTTCTTTGGCTGAAAGGATATTCAGGGAGCAAGGTATCGACACACAAATTTTGTTGGGCCATAGCAGTAAAGTAATGACCGATCACTACAACGATACGCGTGGAAAAGAATGGAAAAAACTGGTCATTTGATGACCAGTTTTGCAGAAGAGTTTTGCAGGGGTTTTGCAGAAGAACTTAAAAACGATAACCCGCAGAGAACATAAACACCCACGGATCGAGGCGTACACTGTCGTGCTGCTGCGCGCCAGCCAGTTTATAGCTCGCGGTGGTGTCAATATCCATGTACCACACCGACATGTTGATCAACCAGTCGCGGTTGATGAGATAGTCCATCCCCACCTGTCCCGCCGCACCCCAGGAGTCTTTCAGGCTCAGGTCAGATAATCCGGTTTCTTTGCCCTTATCGTTAAATCCTTCGTCAAAGAACGTTGTGTAGTTCACGCCGACGCCAACGTAAGGACGCAGTTTGCTACTGGAGTCACCAAAGTACCACTGCGCCATAAGTGTTGGCGGTAAGTGGTGAACGGTCGCAATATCACCGGTGGTTGACGTGCCGATTTTATGACGAAATGGCGTTGCTGCCAGTAATTCAACACCAATATTGTCAGTCGCCATATAGGTGAATGTCAGCCCCAGCTGTGTGTTATTGCTGACATCAAAACCACCCAAACTTCCCAAGGTACCGCCCGCGCCTTCCGTCGGCCTTACTGTCGCAGAACCTGCGCGGATAAAGAACTCTCCAGCTTCATGCGCAAATGCGTTCCCGGAAAGTAGAGTTGTTAAAGCCAATGCTGCCACTGTTAATTTTTTCATGTCCGCTCCATCGTTATGGTTATAAAAGCGAAACGAATATACCTACAATGGAGTAATAAATGATCTAACACAGATCACATTAAGGTCTGTAATTTAACATTTATTGATCCAGATTAAGTTAGAACTTGCATTCAAAATCCTGGTTAACTTAATTCAGATCAATTTTGATATATTTCCACCTCGCAAGCATATTCCCCACCGATGGTAACTGGCGTATTGACCCCATGGTGTACACAGAACAATCAGCGTTCTTGCATAACGCTGAAGTCATAGCCAAAAATTACCAGCGCTTTACAAAGATATGCTTTTCCATACACCT
It encodes:
- the ompW gene encoding outer membrane protein OmpW — encoded protein: MKKLTVAALALTTLLSGNAFAHEAGEFFIRAGSATVRPTEGAGGTLGSLGGFDVSNNTQLGLTFTYMATDNIGVELLAATPFRHKIGTSTTGDIATVHHLPPTLMAQWYFGDSSSKLRPYVGVGVNYTTFFDEGFNDKGKETGLSDLSLKDSWGAAGQVGMDYLINRDWLINMSVWYMDIDTTASYKLAGAQQHDSVRLDPWVFMFSAGYRF
- a CDS encoding phage integrase Arm DNA-binding domain-containing protein, whose protein sequence is MARPRKHNVTIPGLSCFLDSRTNRVYWRYKHPVTGKFHGLGTDEQVAKEIAVEANSRLAERQMRHTFKIREEINKRCGLATTVSEWIVRYRKLQDQRYETGEIKLNTLKQKNAPLNAFESHLGMQAIDSITVKDIVGILEDYKNKGQLRMAQIVRKVLSDVFKEAQQVGEVPAGFNPAESTKKPQVRVSRQRLTFEEWLMIYQAADKDNYFLQKGMLLAIITGQRLADICNMKFSDIRDGHLFVEQSKTGAKIAIPVMLRCDKLNISLEDVITQCRDRILSPYLLHHHHDKGKGKRGGMVKPASLTGAFRKARDSVDYDWSSKGAPPSFHEQRSLAERIFREQGIDTQILLGHSSKVMTDHYNDTRGKEWKKLVI